A genomic region of Micromonospora sp. NBC_01796 contains the following coding sequences:
- a CDS encoding helix-turn-helix domain-containing protein — MPATIGDELFIGEQVAYWRKRRGKTQRALAGLAGMSQPYLSHIERGLRPVDRRATLVALAGALGVSVAELTGQPGDPLGPARAQTAASVPMIREALIMREVGELRPPVGSVAELMAAGGAYDFATAAPMLPSLLGGLTGPDLIQVSHVAVFTLKHLGYPDLGRDAARLAVLEAQNLGDPAWIGAAEFIRILSMPPELPRVPEQRAQLTADAIQPQIGNPEVRQAYGMLHLYASLRAAVDRKAADAMDHLREAQDVADSLGEPDELGLARFAFGPTNVDIWRLAVLLELGETGPAIEHAASVTPERIPLAIRQAPFYLDLTQALASRRRDDEAVAMFLRAEAIAPQYVRLSPTVRDTIAVITRRTRKNAISKPLRRAAVAVGLGDQLVR; from the coding sequence ATGCCGGCGACCATCGGCGATGAACTGTTCATAGGCGAGCAGGTGGCCTACTGGCGGAAGCGCCGGGGCAAGACCCAACGCGCGCTCGCCGGCTTGGCCGGTATGAGCCAGCCGTATCTCAGCCACATCGAACGCGGCCTGCGACCCGTCGACCGCCGGGCCACTCTTGTCGCGCTCGCAGGCGCGCTTGGCGTATCGGTCGCCGAACTGACCGGCCAGCCCGGAGACCCGCTCGGCCCAGCGCGGGCGCAGACCGCGGCGAGTGTGCCGATGATCCGCGAGGCACTGATCATGCGCGAGGTGGGCGAACTGCGCCCCCCGGTGGGCAGCGTCGCGGAGCTGATGGCGGCGGGCGGCGCGTATGACTTCGCGACTGCCGCCCCCATGCTTCCCTCCCTGCTCGGTGGCCTGACCGGCCCGGACCTGATCCAGGTGAGCCACGTGGCGGTGTTCACCCTCAAGCACCTCGGCTATCCAGACCTGGGCCGCGACGCCGCCCGCCTGGCGGTGTTGGAGGCACAGAACCTGGGAGACCCGGCCTGGATTGGCGCCGCCGAATTCATCCGGATCCTGAGCATGCCGCCCGAGCTTCCCAGGGTGCCGGAGCAACGAGCCCAGTTGACCGCCGACGCCATCCAGCCGCAGATCGGCAACCCCGAGGTACGCCAGGCGTACGGGATGCTGCATCTCTACGCCTCGCTTCGGGCGGCCGTCGACCGCAAGGCAGCGGATGCGATGGATCACCTGCGGGAGGCCCAGGACGTTGCCGACTCGCTGGGCGAGCCGGACGAACTTGGGCTTGCACGCTTTGCGTTCGGCCCCACCAATGTCGACATCTGGCGCCTGGCCGTACTTCTGGAGCTTGGAGAAACGGGACCTGCGATCGAGCACGCGGCGTCGGTCACGCCGGAGCGAATCCCACTCGCCATACGTCAGGCGCCCTTCTACCTGGATCTCACCCAGGCGTTGGCGAGCAGGAGGCGGGATGACGAGGCCGTCGCGATGTTTCTGCGCGCCGAGGCCATCGCTCCGCAGTACGTGCGTCTGAGCCCCACGGTCCGGGACACCATCGCGGTGATCACGCGCCGGACGCGGAAGAATGCGATCAGCAAGCCGTTGCGGCGCGCCGCTGTGGCGGTCGGATTGGGTGACCAACTGGTCCGATAG
- a CDS encoding YifB family Mg chelatase-like AAA ATPase — protein MSYAKVLCVGLVGVTGHVVEVEADLAPGLPAVVLSGLPDTALNEARDRVRAAIVNSGQHWPNRRITVNLLPATLPKHGSGFDLAIAAALLGGSGELPLAPLEDVVILGELGLDGTVRPIRGVLPMVAAAARAGISRVVVPVGNAAEAAVVPGVRVRAVDNLHRLVAYVRDGAALLEPPPRQAAPPAQGPDLSEVAGQGLGRRAVEVAAAGGHHLALLGPPGAGKTMLAERLPSILPELDDDTALEVTALHSIAGILPSGGDLVRRPPFQAPHHTATVPAIVGGGSGLARPGAVSLAHRGILFLDEAAEFQSRALDALRQPLEHGRVVINRARGGTEYPARVQLVLASNPCPCAKPAGDTHCECTPLARRRYLSRISGPLLDRIDVQVELSPLRAAELMDSGESNESSAEVAARVAAARTVATARWAKLGWKVNADVPGPYLRQARWRLPAATTYGLRRRLDQGSLSARGFDRIIRMAWTISDLDGRDRPNADDVNEATHLRTREAS, from the coding sequence GTGAGTTACGCGAAGGTGCTCTGTGTCGGCCTGGTCGGGGTGACCGGACATGTGGTCGAGGTCGAGGCCGACCTCGCCCCCGGACTGCCCGCCGTGGTCCTGTCCGGACTGCCCGACACCGCGCTCAACGAAGCCCGTGACCGCGTACGCGCCGCGATCGTCAACTCCGGGCAGCACTGGCCCAACCGCCGGATCACCGTCAACCTGCTCCCCGCCACCCTGCCCAAACACGGCTCCGGCTTCGACTTGGCAATTGCCGCAGCCCTGCTCGGCGGCTCCGGTGAACTGCCGCTCGCGCCACTGGAGGACGTGGTCATCCTCGGCGAACTGGGGCTGGACGGGACCGTCCGGCCGATCCGGGGCGTCCTGCCGATGGTCGCGGCGGCGGCCCGTGCGGGGATCAGCCGGGTGGTCGTACCGGTCGGGAACGCCGCCGAGGCCGCGGTCGTACCGGGGGTACGGGTACGCGCGGTGGACAACCTGCACCGGCTCGTCGCGTACGTGCGGGACGGGGCCGCGCTGCTCGAACCGCCGCCTCGGCAGGCGGCACCACCCGCGCAGGGACCGGACCTGTCCGAGGTCGCCGGTCAGGGGCTGGGTCGGCGGGCGGTCGAGGTTGCCGCAGCGGGTGGGCATCACCTGGCGCTGCTCGGGCCGCCCGGTGCCGGCAAGACGATGCTCGCCGAGCGGCTCCCGTCGATCCTGCCCGAACTGGACGACGACACCGCCCTGGAGGTCACCGCGCTGCATTCCATCGCCGGCATCCTGCCGTCCGGCGGAGACCTCGTACGACGACCACCGTTCCAGGCTCCTCATCACACCGCGACCGTGCCCGCGATCGTCGGGGGCGGATCGGGGCTGGCTCGCCCCGGAGCCGTGTCGTTGGCCCACCGGGGGATTCTGTTCCTGGACGAGGCGGCGGAGTTCCAGTCGCGGGCGCTCGATGCGCTGCGGCAACCGCTGGAACACGGTCGGGTGGTGATCAACCGGGCCAGGGGTGGCACGGAGTATCCGGCCAGGGTGCAGCTCGTACTCGCCTCGAATCCTTGCCCGTGTGCGAAACCGGCCGGGGACACCCACTGCGAGTGCACCCCGCTGGCCCGTCGCCGGTACCTGTCCCGGATCTCCGGGCCGCTGCTGGACCGGATCGACGTGCAGGTGGAGCTGAGCCCGCTGCGGGCGGCGGAGCTGATGGACAGCGGCGAGTCGAACGAGTCGTCCGCCGAGGTGGCGGCTCGGGTCGCGGCGGCGCGGACGGTGGCGACCGCCCGGTGGGCCAAGCTCGGCTGGAAGGTCAACGCGGACGTGCCCGGTCCGTACCTGCGGCAGGCTCGCTGGCGGTTGCCGGCGGCGACCACCTACGGGCTGCGCCGGCGCCTGGACCAGGGATCCCTTTCCGCCCGGGGCTTCGACCGGATCATCCGGATGGCCTGGACCATCTCCGACCTCGACGGCCGGGACCGGCCGAACGCCGACGACGTCAACGAGGCAACCCATCTGCGTACCAGGGAGGCATCATGA
- a CDS encoding DNA-processing protein DprA → MSNPHRATAAEPIRPAPDSPDELAEIRLARVALTWLAEPGTWSVYRLTNEYGPVDALDRLLAGDVPDRRLRTAVAARLAAGNPREVAAAAIAHTERLGARIVVPEDGEWPSQVRDLERLSLPGADRKIDQETAPPLAIWVRGQWPLAETLDRAVAVVGARAASPYGGYVATELGYGLADRGWTVVSGGAHGIDAAAHRGALNAGGLTVAVLACGVDRPYPVGNSSLFDRIVESGLLISEWMPGAEPLRHRFLIRNRLIAAATAGTVLVEAAARSGATQTLRRALAINRPAMVVPGPVTSAMSVGAHELLREHPRTRLVTGLPHVLEEVGRIGADLAPLARAPRQPRDLLDEESALVLEALPRRGTLGPDELAARAGLDVRHTLRKLALLEDLDLIVRRDGGYAIAAPSSRPTTIAP, encoded by the coding sequence ATGAGCAACCCGCACCGGGCCACCGCAGCGGAGCCGATCCGCCCGGCCCCGGATTCGCCGGACGAACTGGCCGAGATCAGGCTGGCTCGGGTCGCCCTGACCTGGCTCGCCGAACCGGGGACCTGGTCGGTCTACCGGCTGACGAACGAGTACGGGCCGGTCGACGCGCTGGACCGGCTACTCGCCGGTGACGTACCGGATCGGCGGCTGCGTACGGCGGTCGCGGCTCGGCTGGCGGCGGGCAACCCGCGCGAGGTGGCCGCCGCCGCGATCGCGCACACCGAACGGCTCGGCGCCCGCATAGTCGTACCGGAGGACGGCGAGTGGCCGTCGCAGGTGCGTGACCTGGAACGGCTGTCTCTGCCCGGCGCCGACCGCAAAATCGACCAGGAAACCGCACCACCCCTCGCCATCTGGGTACGCGGACAGTGGCCGCTGGCCGAGACCCTGGACCGGGCGGTCGCCGTGGTGGGTGCCCGAGCCGCGAGCCCGTACGGCGGCTACGTCGCCACCGAACTCGGCTACGGACTGGCCGACCGGGGATGGACGGTGGTCTCCGGTGGGGCGCACGGCATCGACGCCGCCGCGCACCGGGGCGCGTTGAACGCCGGCGGGCTGACGGTGGCCGTACTCGCGTGTGGGGTGGATCGGCCGTATCCGGTGGGCAACAGCTCGCTGTTCGACCGGATAGTGGAGAGCGGTCTGCTGATCAGCGAGTGGATGCCGGGTGCCGAGCCGCTGCGTCACCGGTTCCTGATCCGCAACCGGCTGATCGCCGCCGCCACCGCCGGGACGGTGCTGGTCGAGGCGGCAGCCCGCAGTGGTGCCACCCAGACGTTGCGCCGGGCGCTCGCCATCAACCGCCCCGCGATGGTCGTCCCCGGGCCGGTGACCTCGGCGATGTCGGTGGGCGCCCACGAACTGCTCCGCGAACATCCGCGCACCCGGCTGGTCACCGGGCTGCCACACGTACTCGAAGAGGTCGGTCGGATCGGTGCGGACCTGGCGCCGCTCGCCCGCGCGCCCCGGCAGCCGCGCGACCTGCTGGACGAGGAATCGGCCCTGGTCCTGGAGGCACTCCCCCGGCGCGGCACTCTCGGCCCGGACGAGTTGGCCGCCCGAGCGGGCCTGGACGTACGCCACACGCTGCGCAAACTTGCCCTGCTCGAAGACCTCGACCTGATCGTCCGCCGCGACGGCGGGTACGCCATCGCCGCCCCGTCATCGCGCCCGACCACCATCGCCCCCTGA
- a CDS encoding cellulose-binding domain-containing protein, translating into MVTASALAVTVAAPAVAAPGCGVTYTVGSQWQGGFTATVTVTNVGDPVSSWTLTWSYAAGQRVTQAWNATVTQSGTQVTARNVSYNGSIATGASVSFGFNGSWTGSNPASTGFAVNGTTCTGSPGPNPTTGPPTQPPTTPPTSGPTPPPTSAPPGNPTWGTALPPASAPTSRAYTLIATANDKGYQPRSGECSVELHARYWTYGPDGKVYPTWHPSRDPSGCNFGHEHGDDPRNSDLYSTARWPAFGYTSEVMMDAMPEHSHRHEDHVGHKVLSVNNVNVIQGDNGSSFFPPSGPTIATCDVLLKFHQGTHSPDAFTNNVHELLLNQRCSQSNGQVTEARYSALIPLGRAGGFSPSECPGFGGQFINVGPAVPADSPSETRSLGRLITEPGCVQAIREGRTHYDPLYPNPVPFTVSDMDDFWFSDVQVTGSGLNFRLAPLFYVVNPSRYYDPALPNRMGRIVDLCYTNLAGGDYCNQARQVTQQTGQQVAWDDPRSPFKGTLREFRPGTFTVQNTGPTTVYTDAYGRNASSTPFAGSIQQYFSGNQSTQLYVRGATRDYAANSVHAPN; encoded by the coding sequence GTGGTGACCGCCAGTGCACTGGCGGTCACCGTCGCCGCGCCTGCGGTGGCAGCCCCCGGCTGCGGCGTCACGTACACGGTCGGTTCGCAATGGCAGGGCGGCTTCACCGCGACGGTGACCGTCACCAATGTCGGTGACCCGGTCAGCTCCTGGACGCTGACCTGGAGCTACGCCGCCGGCCAACGGGTCACCCAGGCCTGGAACGCCACCGTGACGCAATCCGGCACCCAGGTCACCGCCCGCAACGTCAGCTACAACGGGAGCATCGCCACCGGTGCCAGCGTCTCGTTCGGCTTCAACGGATCCTGGACCGGCAGCAATCCCGCGTCGACCGGCTTCGCCGTGAACGGCACCACCTGCACCGGCTCGCCGGGGCCCAACCCCACCACCGGGCCGCCGACCCAGCCCCCGACCACGCCGCCGACCTCGGGGCCGACGCCACCGCCGACCTCGGCGCCGCCCGGCAACCCGACCTGGGGCACCGCGCTCCCACCGGCCAGCGCGCCGACCAGTCGCGCCTACACCCTGATCGCCACCGCCAACGACAAGGGATACCAGCCGAGGTCGGGGGAGTGCTCGGTCGAACTCCACGCCCGCTACTGGACGTACGGACCCGACGGGAAGGTCTACCCGACCTGGCACCCGAGTCGGGATCCCAGCGGCTGCAACTTCGGCCACGAACACGGTGACGACCCGCGCAACTCGGACCTGTACAGCACCGCCCGGTGGCCCGCCTTCGGCTACACCAGCGAAGTGATGATGGACGCCATGCCGGAGCACAGCCACCGGCACGAGGACCACGTCGGGCACAAGGTGCTGTCGGTCAACAACGTCAACGTCATCCAGGGCGACAACGGCAGCAGCTTCTTCCCGCCGTCGGGCCCCACGATCGCGACCTGCGACGTCCTGCTCAAGTTCCACCAGGGCACCCACTCGCCGGACGCGTTCACCAACAACGTCCACGAACTGCTCCTCAACCAGCGCTGCTCGCAGTCCAACGGCCAGGTCACCGAGGCCCGGTACAGCGCGCTGATCCCGCTCGGCCGGGCCGGAGGATTCAGCCCCAGCGAATGTCCGGGCTTCGGCGGCCAGTTCATCAACGTCGGCCCTGCGGTGCCCGCGGACTCACCGTCGGAGACCCGGTCGCTGGGCCGGCTCATCACCGAGCCGGGCTGCGTGCAGGCGATCCGGGAGGGCCGTACCCACTACGACCCGCTCTACCCGAACCCGGTGCCGTTCACCGTGTCCGACATGGACGACTTCTGGTTTTCCGACGTCCAGGTGACCGGTTCCGGGCTGAACTTCCGCCTCGCCCCGCTGTTCTACGTGGTCAACCCGTCGCGCTACTACGACCCAGCCCTGCCGAACCGGATGGGCCGGATCGTGGACCTGTGCTACACCAACCTCGCGGGTGGTGACTACTGCAACCAGGCCCGCCAGGTCACCCAGCAGACCGGGCAGCAGGTCGCCTGGGACGATCCGCGCTCACCGTTCAAGGGCACCCTCCGGGAGTTCCGGCCGGGCACCTTCACTGTGCAGAACACCGGACCGACCACGGTCTACACCGACGCGTACGGACGCAACGCCTCCAGCACGCCGTTCGCCGGCTCGATCCAGCAGTACTTCTCCGGCAACCAGTCAACCCAGTTGTATGTACGCGGTGCCACCAGGGACTACGCCGCCAACTCGGTACACGCCCCGAACTGA
- a CDS encoding VOC family protein, with product MSGTPILRGMATVTYFADDLDAATRWYAELLGIEPYFEFPGPDGKPGYREFRLGDYQHELGLIDGRYRPGGGSTEPGGAVLFWHVDDVTVALERLISMGAKEYEPRVDRPSGFITASVVDPFGNVLGVMYNPHYLEVLAATKG from the coding sequence ATGAGCGGCACCCCGATCCTGCGCGGCATGGCCACCGTCACCTACTTCGCCGACGACCTGGACGCGGCAACCCGGTGGTACGCCGAACTGCTCGGCATCGAGCCGTACTTCGAGTTCCCCGGTCCGGACGGCAAGCCCGGATACCGGGAGTTCCGGCTTGGCGACTACCAGCACGAGCTGGGCCTGATCGACGGCCGCTACCGGCCCGGTGGCGGGTCGACCGAGCCCGGCGGCGCGGTCCTGTTCTGGCACGTGGACGACGTGACGGTCGCCCTGGAGCGGCTGATCTCCATGGGGGCCAAGGAGTACGAGCCCCGCGTCGACCGCCCCTCGGGTTTCATCACCGCCTCGGTGGTCGACCCGTTCGGCAACGTCCTCGGCGTCATGTACAACCCGCACTACCTGGAGGTCCTGGCCGCCACCAAGGGCTGA
- a CDS encoding helix-turn-helix transcriptional regulator: MLETSVRLLRLLTLLQTRRTWSGADLATRLDVTTRTVRNDVERLRQLGYQVHSSTGVTGGYQLGAGTALPPLLLDDDEAIAVAVGLRAAAGGTVAGIEDPSLRALTKLEQTLPTRLRHRIDALRSATESAAGGGPTVDVDTLTVIAGAVRDHELLRFDYLDRDGQTSTRRAEPHRLVYTGRRWYLVAWDTDRQDWRTFRADRISPRLPNGPRFTPREPPEGGAADHVMRGLRSLAWKYRARVRLHVPAEVIAERMPPEAGLLTVVDERNCLLETGSDLLHDLAGFLGHLDVPFTVLDPPELRDHLRTLADRYSAAAAESQVDRRDAGRGGSAPTPRDIRDIDGA; this comes from the coding sequence ATGTTGGAAACCTCGGTCCGGCTCCTGCGGTTGCTGACCCTGTTGCAGACCCGGCGTACCTGGTCAGGTGCGGATCTGGCGACCCGGCTGGATGTCACCACCCGGACCGTCCGCAACGACGTCGAGCGGCTGCGCCAGCTCGGCTACCAGGTGCACTCCTCGACCGGCGTCACCGGCGGCTACCAACTCGGTGCCGGCACCGCACTGCCGCCGCTGCTACTGGACGACGACGAGGCCATCGCGGTTGCCGTCGGGCTGCGCGCCGCCGCGGGTGGCACGGTCGCCGGGATCGAGGACCCCTCGCTGCGGGCCCTGACCAAGCTCGAACAGACCCTCCCGACCCGGCTGCGTCACCGGATCGACGCGCTGCGCTCGGCCACCGAATCCGCGGCGGGTGGCGGGCCGACGGTGGACGTCGACACCCTCACCGTCATCGCCGGTGCCGTACGCGACCACGAGCTGCTGCGCTTCGACTACCTAGACCGAGACGGCCAGACCAGCACCCGCCGGGCCGAACCCCACCGACTCGTCTACACCGGACGCCGCTGGTACCTCGTGGCCTGGGACACCGACCGGCAGGACTGGCGTACGTTCCGCGCCGACCGCATCAGCCCCAGGCTGCCGAACGGGCCGCGCTTCACCCCTCGGGAACCCCCCGAAGGCGGGGCCGCCGACCACGTCATGCGCGGCCTGCGCTCACTGGCCTGGAAATACCGGGCCCGGGTACGCCTGCACGTCCCCGCCGAGGTCATCGCCGAACGGATGCCCCCGGAGGCCGGACTCCTGACCGTGGTCGACGAGCGGAACTGCCTGCTGGAGACCGGCTCCGACCTCCTGCACGACCTCGCCGGATTCCTCGGCCACCTCGACGTCCCCTTCACCGTGCTCGACCCGCCCGAACTCCGCGACCACCTGCGTACGCTCGCCGACCGCTACTCGGCCGCCGCCGCAGAGTCGCAAGTGGACCGACGGGATGCCGGTCGGGGCGGCAGCGCTCCCACTCCCCGTGACATCCGCGACATCGATGGGGCGTAG
- a CDS encoding tyrosine recombinase XerC yields the protein MSRETRSTRATHERLPRPMRDAVDDFARHLSKVENRSTHTVRAYVADIVSLLDHAVRLGGGTPADLDLAALRSWLAKVRTLGAARTTLARRAASARTFSGWAHRTGRIATDVGAALASPKAHRELPSVLRADQATTLVLAPGDEASPVLLRDRAVLELLYGTGVRVSELCGLDLGDVDHARRVVRVLGKGNKERSVPYGVPAQQALDGWLRLGRPALAGPESGDALLLGQRGARLLPTIARRLVANYATAAGLPRTSPHGLRHSAATHLLEGGADLRAVQEMLGHASLSSTQIYTHVSAERLRAAYRQAHPRA from the coding sequence ATGAGCCGTGAGACCCGCAGTACCCGAGCGACGCACGAGCGTCTGCCGCGGCCGATGCGTGACGCGGTGGACGACTTCGCCCGGCACCTGTCCAAGGTGGAGAACCGGTCCACCCACACCGTCCGGGCCTACGTGGCGGACATCGTCTCGCTACTCGACCACGCCGTCCGGCTCGGCGGCGGTACCCCCGCCGACCTGGATCTCGCCGCCCTGCGGAGTTGGCTGGCGAAGGTCCGTACCCTCGGTGCCGCCCGTACGACACTGGCGCGGCGGGCCGCGTCGGCGCGTACGTTCAGCGGGTGGGCGCACCGTACCGGCAGGATCGCCACCGATGTCGGTGCGGCGCTGGCCAGCCCGAAGGCGCACCGGGAGCTGCCGAGCGTGCTCCGGGCCGACCAGGCGACCACGCTCGTCCTGGCCCCCGGTGACGAGGCGTCCCCGGTGCTGCTGCGGGACCGGGCCGTGCTCGAACTGCTCTACGGCACCGGGGTACGCGTCAGCGAACTGTGCGGGCTGGACCTCGGCGACGTCGACCACGCCCGACGGGTCGTACGGGTGCTCGGCAAGGGCAACAAGGAACGTTCGGTCCCGTACGGCGTACCGGCGCAGCAGGCGCTCGACGGCTGGCTCCGGCTGGGGCGTCCGGCGCTGGCCGGGCCGGAGAGCGGGGACGCCCTGCTGCTCGGGCAACGGGGCGCGCGGCTCCTGCCGACAATCGCCCGTCGGCTGGTCGCCAACTACGCGACGGCGGCCGGGCTGCCCCGTACCAGCCCGCACGGGCTGCGCCACTCCGCCGCCACCCACCTGCTCGAAGGCGGCGCCGACCTGCGTGCCGTACAGGAGATGCTGGGACACGCCTCCCTGTCCAGCACCCAGATCTACACCCACGTCTCCGCCGAACGCCTCCGCGCCGCCTACCGCCAAGCCCACCCCCGCGCCTGA
- a CDS encoding aminotransferase class V-fold PLP-dependent enzyme — protein sequence MSDAASLPPEPIPGARLLFSLDPAITHLNHGSFGTVPIVVQRAQQRLRDETESNPQRFYTRGLTDRIAHARRYLATFLGAYPEGTALVGNATTGVAVVLQSLGLEPGDEVVSTDHGYGAVAWSVERECRRTGAVARTLTVPLAATDEELVEIIRSGLRPGRTKLLIVDQITSPTARLFPVAAIVSVARELGIPVLVDAAHVPGMLPVEVDRIGADFWVGNLHKWAYAPRGTAALVVSPRWRARIEPLVVSWEQENGFPLNVEYQATLDYSAWLAAPVGVFALRSLGVDRVRAYNAGLAAYGQRVVGAALGLGPAVLPDPGGPTMSMRLVPLPDGVGATLPDAIALRQLVADTLATDVFLAPWNGRGWLRLSAQVYNRAEEYDRLAEALPGLLAAAR from the coding sequence GTGAGCGACGCAGCGTCACTGCCGCCCGAACCGATTCCCGGGGCCCGCCTGCTCTTCTCGCTCGACCCCGCGATCACCCACCTCAACCATGGCTCCTTCGGCACCGTGCCGATCGTGGTCCAGCGCGCCCAGCAGCGGTTGCGCGACGAGACCGAGTCGAACCCGCAGCGGTTCTACACCCGTGGGCTGACCGACAGGATCGCCCACGCCCGCCGGTACCTGGCCACCTTCCTCGGCGCCTACCCGGAGGGCACGGCACTGGTCGGCAACGCCACCACCGGGGTCGCGGTGGTGTTGCAGTCGCTGGGTCTGGAGCCGGGTGACGAGGTGGTCAGCACCGACCACGGGTACGGCGCGGTCGCCTGGTCGGTCGAGCGGGAGTGCCGGCGTACGGGCGCGGTGGCCCGAACCCTGACCGTGCCGCTGGCCGCGACGGACGAGGAACTCGTCGAGATCATCCGGTCGGGTCTGCGGCCGGGGCGGACCAAGCTGCTGATCGTGGACCAGATCACCTCGCCCACCGCCCGTCTCTTCCCGGTCGCCGCGATCGTCTCGGTGGCCCGCGAACTCGGCATCCCGGTGCTGGTCGACGCCGCGCACGTGCCCGGCATGCTCCCGGTGGAGGTGGACCGGATCGGGGCCGACTTCTGGGTCGGCAACCTGCACAAGTGGGCGTACGCCCCACGCGGCACCGCCGCGTTGGTGGTGTCCCCACGGTGGCGGGCACGGATCGAACCGCTGGTCGTCTCCTGGGAGCAGGAGAACGGGTTCCCGCTCAACGTCGAGTACCAGGCGACGCTGGACTACTCCGCCTGGTTGGCCGCCCCGGTGGGTGTGTTCGCCCTGCGGAGCCTCGGTGTGGACCGGGTCAGGGCGTACAACGCCGGGCTGGCCGCGTACGGGCAGCGGGTTGTGGGTGCGGCGCTCGGTCTGGGACCGGCCGTCCTGCCGGACCCCGGCGGACCGACGATGTCCATGCGTCTGGTTCCGTTGCCGGACGGTGTCGGCGCCACCCTGCCCGATGCGATCGCCCTGCGGCAGCTGGTCGCGGACACCCTCGCCACCGATGTTTTCCTCGCTCCGTGGAACGGTCGGGGGTGGTTGCGGCTCAGCGCCCAGGTCTACAACCGGGCCGAGGAGTACGACCGTCTCGCCGAGGCCCTGCCCGGTCTGCTCGCCGCCGCGCGCTGA
- a CDS encoding murein hydrolase activator EnvC family protein: protein MRTYRRPALALLVLSLAATLVTAVPPVPSAAEGVPVGSAWRWPLAGVPRVVRRFDPPPLPWQSGHRGVDLEGNAGSPVRAAGAGVVLFAGRVAGTPLVSITHADGLRTTYQPVEPSVQTGDRLAASDPLGTLLPGHPGCPAPACLHWGLRRGEQYLDPLALLGLARVRLLPVLDRRPRAGPRARRLSARRRADRAGPRRDGRTPRPGCRPGR from the coding sequence ATGAGGACGTACCGTCGCCCCGCCCTGGCCCTGCTGGTGCTGTCGCTGGCAGCAACGCTGGTGACGGCCGTACCGCCGGTCCCGTCGGCGGCGGAAGGGGTGCCGGTCGGGTCGGCCTGGCGGTGGCCGCTGGCCGGCGTACCCCGGGTGGTCCGGCGGTTCGACCCGCCGCCGCTGCCGTGGCAGTCCGGGCATCGTGGGGTGGACCTCGAGGGAAACGCGGGCTCGCCGGTCCGCGCGGCCGGTGCCGGCGTGGTGCTCTTCGCCGGACGGGTCGCCGGCACGCCACTGGTGAGCATCACCCACGCCGACGGCCTGCGGACCACCTACCAACCGGTCGAGCCGTCGGTGCAGACCGGTGACCGGCTCGCCGCCTCGGATCCGCTCGGCACCCTGCTTCCCGGCCACCCCGGCTGTCCCGCACCGGCCTGCCTGCACTGGGGCCTGCGCCGGGGCGAGCAGTACCTCGACCCGCTCGCCCTGCTCGGCCTGGCCCGGGTCCGGCTGCTGCCGGTGCTCGACCGCCGCCCGAGGGCCGGACCGAGGGCTCGCCGGCTCAGCGCGCGGCGGCGAGCAGACCGGGCAGGGCCTCGGCGAGACGGTCGTACTCCTCGGCCCGGTTGTAGACCTGGGCGCTGA